TGCGAACGCTAACCAGAGGCTGACGTAGTGTCTCCAACAGGCCCCGTGCTGGTGGATAGAACACCAATTCTACATCCGTCTCCGGTTCAATATCAGCGTGCTGCTTAGCGACCGCGATCGCGTGGTCCAAGCTACCCAACTCATCAACGAGGCCCATCTGCTGACCCTGACGCCCGGTCCACACTCGGCCTTGTGCGACGGCGTGAATCTCCTCCCGCGTCATAGCTCGCCCCTCGGCTGCTTTACGGACAAACGTTTCATAAACAGCGTCGAGCTGCACCTGCACCTTCGCACGCTCAGCCGGAGAGAACGCCCTGACTGGAGAATTGATTTCAGCAAAGCGGCCCTGACTCACCGATTCGATATTTGCGCCAAGCTTGCTAAAGACCTCACCTACAACAAACTTGCCAGCCACCACCCCGATAGAACCGGTAAGTGTTGCCGGCTGGGCAACAATGGCTTGGGCAGGCATCGCAATGTAGTAACCACCGGACGCCGCCACATCTGACATGGATGCAATGACCGGCGTGTCAGTCCTAGTCAACACAACCTCACGCCAGATTACATCTGAAGCAATCGCCGATCCACCTGGACTGTCAATCCGCAGAACAATGGCGCGCACTGTTGAATCATTCCGCGCCTCTCTGAGGTGCTCGATGACCGTATCAGACCCAACCACACTCCCCTCAGTCGAGTTATAACCACTCCGTCCAGTGTTGATGACACCAGCGACATTAATAACTGCAATCTTCGGTCCTGTATTCAGTCCGACTGATTGAAGACTTACGTTGGTGTAGTCTTGGCCACTAATCTTCTGTGGTTGCCCTTCGGCAGCGATTGCTAATACTTCATCTTCGTACCTCAACTCGTCGACCAACCCAGCCGTGAGCGCGTCCTCTGATAGAAATGGACCCTCGGCAATGAGTGCACGGATCTCGGAAACTGGACGGGCACGACTCGTGGCAATATCGAGAACTAACTGATCGAACAGGTCCGCATTCAACGATTCCGACATTTCACGATGTGGCTGCGTAAAGGTCTCCTCCGT
This genomic window from Vicinamibacterales bacterium contains:
- the sppA gene encoding signal peptide peptidase SppA, which codes for MFVRRGIRFLLTLFMTAVIVSSLTMVVVYFLLSRGPSVPRNATLVLRVPSVLTEVNAGGLLGQVFGAPPTLRSVVDNLHKAAVDDRVSRVILVPSGGQALWGKIQEVRDAVMAFKRSGKSIVAYLEYGGGQQYYLATAADEIYLMPTSPLDLMGVASYELFLRGTFDLIGVYPDFLHAGDYKTAGNLFTEETFTQPHREMSESLNADLFDQLVLDIATSRARPVSEIRALIAEGPFLSEDALTAGLVDELRYEDEVLAIAAEGQPQKISGQDYTNVSLQSVGLNTGPKIAVINVAGVINTGRSGYNSTEGSVVGSDTVIEHLREARNDSTVRAIVLRIDSPGGSAIASDVIWREVVLTRTDTPVIASMSDVAASGGYYIAMPAQAIVAQPATLTGSIGVVAGKFVVGEVFSKLGANIESVSQGRFAEINSPVRAFSPAERAKVQVQLDAVYETFVRKAAEGRAMTREEIHAVAQGRVWTGRQGQQMGLVDELGSLDHAIAVAKQHADIEPETDVELVFYPPARGLLETLRQPLVSVRKSFPAPLFSSAEMHALSAFSAALRLFKQGEALMLMPYLFLP